Genomic window (Rhododendron vialii isolate Sample 1 chromosome 4a, ASM3025357v1):
GCACCTTGTCATGGACACTGTCGTTACCATCGATTATCTGATTTTTACAATCTTCAAATTCCCATCTTTTCCATCACCACAGAGTCACAAGATGGCATATAACATCGTATTCTAAGTTTTCTGCGTAAGCAAAGCAGATGTCTAAGGAGAACTCGGATTACAACTCTTTAATGATGAAAGCACAAGGAAGTATATAAACACGGTCCACTTGAAAGACAGAAACAAGGCCTGCTGAAATACAAataactggaaaaaaaaaaaaaaaagatgtttacAGAAACAGTGTAAAAGGTAATGATTTCGGTTTTGTGGTATCTGAAGAAAATTATACACCATTCCTATTTATTTGATCTTCGGACTTCTAAATACGCTAGCTGCAGAACACGCACACGAGAACTCTTTTACTGAAGTAAATGAAGAATCAACCAAATGAAGGATTCGATGCTGTTACTACTTATCATCACGAAAAGCAGATGCTAGAATGACCATCCGAGCAGGAAAAGGACACCATTCGGAAGCCCAAAATCCCCAAGAGGCTGAAATTATTTGCGGCAagattttctctctttatcGTAAAGAATGGTGTAATTCGAGCTACTAACATTTCTAAAATAGCAGAATGTACTATCATCGTATCGGTATACTTCTTGTGTACTCCCTATGCCAGCAACCACCGAATTGTTCACTACAAGCAGAACACCCTGCCCATTCTGCAAATTTTTCAGAGAACTATCGAATAATCCAAAATCACCAGCTTTAACCCTCTTCTTCTCATTATAACCCAATGTCAAATTCGTTACCAATAAGAAAGTTTCATTTCCCTTGTCCACCTCGTCAGTGTATAGGTATAGAGGAAATCGTTTCGATGACTTAATTGAGAAAACCGAAGAAGATGGCAATTTGGCATGGACGCTATCATTGAAGCTGATTGTCTGGTTAACAATCTGTAAATTCCCATCATCCCCCAATATCATAAAGTTACTAAAATCGAATCGTTGGGTTGAATTCGTGGTGATCTTTCCATGGGACGACTTCACCCATCCAACCGACGATACAGATTTATTAACAGTCGTCAAAATATTCCCATTTATACCTGTCAAGTTAGATACCAGGGTAACAACCGCAGGCGATATGTAGTGTTTCAAAAGATGGCCTTTGGTTTTTACCCTCTTCCTGTCCAACCAAACATGCAAATTGGCATCTATGTACCACACATTCAGAGCGTTTGTCACGCTAAATGCAAACTCATGGGTCTTTCCATCAAGTATTGTGCCCAAAAAGGGAGTGACCTCAATATCATAGGAAGGGAGATCAAAAGATCCGATCCCGGTAATAGGTCTCCACAAAAGGGGATTTATCCCTCCGGTATAGATCACGGTAAAAGGCCAAATTGCGCCGACTTCCACGCGGTCCAAAGTGACCACAACCTCCCTAAAAGGCCCGTTTTCAGGCGGAATCGAGAGGTTGTTTGCGGTAATAAAGTTGTTCGGTAAATTGGTATACCAAAACTCATCATCCTCGTGATACGAAACATAAACCTCCAGCACAGCCCTATATGCATTTCGGGGAATCATGAACTTTTTCGACTCTATATCAGTTGAATTTTCGACTTCAAACCACAACCCATCATTCAAAGGTAGATTCCGCGAAATGGGTAAGATCAGATCAGCCCAAGAACCATACCCACCAAAAGAATTGCCGATACTCACTTCAGCAGGATAGAAATGGACCGTCAAGTTCACATGGTACACACCGGTATAAACATTACTAACAATGTTACCAAGATAAACAGCAAGTGTTTGATTACTCATCAACAATGAATAATACCTCGTGATGTCCTTCTTTATCGTCCAAACGATTCCGGTGGCTGTCGGCTCTGCGGTGCAGCTCCGGAGAAGCTCCACGCCACCTAGCCAGACCCCGAAAATGCGATCAAATTGCGTCCCATTGGATGCAGCCTCCCATTGGAGAACAATTTTGGCGAAGTTTTGACACGGGCAATCTGAGGGTGGCGTATAATTGGCAAGAACTGGTGGTAGTCCATATGTGTAGCCGAAATCATGTTGGA
Coding sequences:
- the LOC131323401 gene encoding peptide-N4-(N-acetyl-beta-glucosaminyl)asparagine amidase A-like → MTAFPLLLLFLLSLFLLNHSLSTAANIHKKGHFRPKLKSHLAKTNITTIFEVTKPIQVPRTKPCSYLLLQHDFGYTYGLPPVLANYTPPSDCPCQNFAKIVLQWEAASNGTQFDRIFGVWLGGVELLRSCTAEPTATGIVWTIKKDITRYYSLLMSNQTLAVYLGNIVSNVYTGVYHVNLTVHFYPAEVSIGNSFGGYGSWADLILPISRNLPLNDGLWFEVENSTDIESKKFMIPRNAYRAVLEVYVSYHEDDEFWYTNLPNNFITANNLSIPPENGPFREVVVTLDRVEVGAIWPFTVIYTGGINPLLWRPITGIGSFDLPSYDIEVTPFLGTILDGKTHEFAFSVTNALNVWYIDANLHVWLDRKRVKTKGHLLKHYISPAVVTLVSNLTGINGNILTTVNKSVSSVGWVKSSHGKITTNSTQRFDFSNFMILGDDGNLQIVNQTISFNDSVHAKLPSSSVFSIKSSKRFPLYLYTDEVDKGNETFLLVTNLTLGYNEKKRVKAGDFGLFDSSLKNLQNGQGVLLVVNNSVVAGIGSTQEVYRYDDSTFCYFRNVSSSNYTILYDKERKSCRK